One window of Amaranthus tricolor cultivar Red isolate AtriRed21 chromosome 11, ASM2621246v1, whole genome shotgun sequence genomic DNA carries:
- the LOC130827797 gene encoding protein transport protein SEC23 E-like: MATPEMVGTQPISSDPEGIDGVRMTWNAWPRTKVESSKCVIPIAASISPIHSHPEILTLPYAPLRCKTCVAALNPFCRVDFTARIWICPFCFQRNHFPPHYSGISETNLPAELYPQYTTLAYSLSGLNQDPQHQNLPPVYLFVLDTCMIEEELGFVKSALRRAIVSLPDNALVGFISFGTQVHVHELGFSDMNKVYIFRGSKEISKDQVLDQLGLGPASRRGGPGTVGVGPGYPKPVMQNGLPGDGVNRFLLPASECEYSLNALLDELQTDQWPVQPGSRALRCTGVALSVAAGLLGACLPGTGARIIALVGGPCTEGPGTIVSKDLSDPVRSHKDLDKDAAPYFHKAVKFYDNLGKQLVNQGHVLDLYASALDQVGVAEMKVAVEKTGGLVVLSESFGHSVFKDSFKRLFDVGEQSLGLCFNGTLEVYCSKDIVIQGVIGPCTSLEKKGVSVSDTVIGQGNTMAWKLCSLDKNTCLTVFFDISSSERASSPGSQLYLQFLTSYQTPDGQTMLRITTVCRNWFESVVGSEELIRGFDQETAAVVMARLCSHKMEMEEGFDATRWLDRNLIRLCSKFGEYRKDDPSSFTLNPCFSLLPQFMFNLRRSQFVQVFNNSPDETAYFRMLLNRENITNAVVMIQPSLISYSFNAPPSPALLDVASIAADRILLLDAYFSVVIFHGMTIAQWRNMGYQNQPEHQAFKDLLEAPHQDAQMIIQDRFPVPRLVVCDQHGSQARFLLAKLNPSATYNNVNEMGAVSDVIFTDDVSLQVFFEHLQRLAVQS; this comes from the exons ATGGCAACACCAGAAATGGTAGGAACTCAACCAATTTCATCAGATCCAGAAGGAATTGATGGAGTTAGAATGACATGGAATGCTTGGCCTCGGACAAAAGTCGAATCATCAAAGTGTGTTATCCCAATTGCTGCTTCAATTTCTCCGATCCATTCACACCCAGAAATTTTAACACTCCCTTATGCTCCCCTTCGTTGTAAGACTTGTGTTGCTGCCTTGAATCCATTTTGTCGGGTCGATTTCACTGCAAGGATCTGGATCTGCCCTTTTTGCTTTCAACGGAATCATTTTCCTCCGCATTATTCCGGTATATCGGAAACTAATCTACCAGCTGAGCTCTATCCACAATACACGACTTTAGCTTATTCGTTGTCGGGTTTGAATCAAGACCCGCAACATCAAAATTTGCCGCCTGTGTATTTGTTCGTTCTTGATACTTGTATGATTGAGGAGGAATTAGGGTTTGTGAAATCCGCATTGCGTAGAGCGATTGTTTCCTTACCTGATAATGCCCTTGTTGGGTTTATTTCATTTGGTACTCAAGTGCATGTTCATGAATTGGGGTTTTCGGATATGAATAAAGTCTATATATTTAGGGGTTCTAAGGAGATTAGTAAAGATCAGGTGTTGGATCAGCTTGGATTGGGCCCTGCTTCTCGTAGAGGTGGACCTGGTACTGTTGGGGTTGGGCCTGGATACCCTAAACCGGTTATGCAAAATGGGTTGCCAGGTGATGGGGTTAATCGGTTCTTGTTGCCGGCTTCCGAGTGCGAGTATTCACTTAATGCT TTATTGGATGAGCTACAAACAGACCAGTGGCCTGTTCAACCTGGAAGTAGAGCATTACGATGCACTGGTGTGGCGTTAAGTGTTGCTGCAGGGTTGCTTGGAGCATGTTTGCCTGGAACTGGTGCTCGGATTATAGCTTTGGTGGGTGGTCCTTGCACAGAAGGGCCAGGAACG ATTGTTTCTAAAGATTTGTCAGATCCTGTACGTTCCCACAAGGATCTTGATAAAGATGCTGCACCCTACTTCCATAAAGCAGTAaaattttatgataatttaGGAAAACAGCTTGTTAACCAGGGTCATGTTTTGGACCTCTATGCGTCTGCACTTGATCAG GTTGGAGTGGCAGAGATGAAGGTTGCTGTGGAAAAAACTGGTGGTCTTGTTGTGTTATCAGAGAGTTTTGGTCACTCAGTGTTCAAAGACTCGTTCAAGCGTCTGTTTGATGTAGGAGAACAGTCTCTTGGTTTGTGCTTTAA TGGCACGCTTGAGGTATACTGTTCCAAGGATATAGTAATTCAAGGTGTTATCGGACCTTGCACATCTCTAGAAAAG AAAGGAGTTTCTGTATCCGATACAGTCATTGGACAGGGAAATACTATGGCATGGAAGTTGTGTAGTCTTGACAAAAATACTTGTTTGACTGTCTTCTTTGATATATCATCTAGTGAACGAGCAAGTTCTCCTGGATCACAATTGTATCTTCAGTTTTTGACCAG TTATCAGACCCCAGATGGTCAAACAATGCTTCGGATAACAACTGTCTGCAGAAACTGGTTTGAAAGTGTTGTTGGTTCAGAG GAACTTATACGAGGCTTTGATCAAGAAACTGCTGCTGTAGTAATGGCTCGATTATGTTCCCATAAGATGGAAATGGAG GAAGGATTTGATGCTACACGGTGGTTGGATCGAAACTTAATACGCCTTTGCTCCAAATTTGGCGAATACCGGAAAGATGACCCATCATCATTTACATTAAATCCTTGCTTTTCTTTATTGCCCCAGTTTATGTTTAACCTTAGACGGTCACAATTTGTGCAG GTTTTCAATAATAGTCCTGATGAAACGGCCTATTTCCGCATGCTGTTGAATCGCGAGAACATTACCAATGCAGTTGTGATGATCCAGCCATCTCTAATATCATATTCCTTCAATGCTCCGCCATCTCCTGCATTGTTAGATGTGGCATCCATTGCCGCTGACCGCATACTTTTGTTGGATGCGTATTTTAGTGTGGTTATCTTCCACGGAATGACTATTGCTCAGTGGCGCAATATGGGCTACCAGAATCAACCTGAACACCAG GCTTTCAAAGATTTATTAGAAGCTCCACATCAGGATGCTCAGATGATCATCCAAGATCGATTCCCCGTCCCCAGATTGGTTGTCTGTGATCAACACGGTTCTCAG